One genomic window of Dermacentor andersoni chromosome 8, qqDerAnde1_hic_scaffold, whole genome shotgun sequence includes the following:
- the LOC126529279 gene encoding neprilysin-1-like, protein MHQQSSQSENMGSAAGPVSGSRRSVAFTGAFRMSRRDLVATALLVSGASAIVVTAALTVRNRNRPEPLPSLLDLKPPRENPWQTRHMPLYFECESSACRATAEDLRKNVAWSLNPCADFYEYVCSSDRTQTNVYDHAVAHYLREVREVIRKYQNLGFFSRTAMSKKITRFFSACQSNQLQLSSWRSQLAHVWQYLDLAGNLAGVESMLATFSRVLEVFPVVHVAVLEASRRTCVVLSKPDGKGADRLFQVPHAFSTSFPHFAADLLGHTGKVPDDANDLINSAAKMEAELQKYSGPQGEQYYHLHEYGDIPASEVGNGSAAFDWTTYLRNFLTGVVSVKADSCVIVKSPAYVRHVVKAFGKVSKKDVRSFLKLRAAMALMPFRRLADAPDKEDMEKLCTLATYKLYRYAFLKEFNDTQLLQVFVSAGEKEVIVRMSYRNVITDALPASKSKNKVEEAMKSAKSKYFRIIKDVDHYYYSDATKPDKEIAYNYVQGLGSMTQSWLRVVVASGGKIQDNQLNIRWDFDPDTNKLVVPVSIGHMKLKADKEFFLESTGLGGAMVQFLYRAFHERALFSARNASEQDRHNKTATACLEKQYGSKTVNETKVNGRRVLRAVAADNALVPVLHKAFKTSLYIHKIEVINYKRLEMSLANLPDVDADQLFFLMYGQTFCEPHEDTARVLAQAPWPPAKIRLNTALANYPEFAKAFKCGNGTAMNPKKRCSVFSSH, encoded by the exons ATGCACCAGCAGTCGTCGCAGTCCGAGAATATGGGGTCGGCGGCGGGCCCCGTCTCGGGCTCACGACGTTCGGTGGCCTTTACGGGTGCCTTCCGAATGTCCCGACGGGACCTCGTCGCCACGGCCCTCCTCGTCTCGGGTGCGTCGGCCATCGTCGTCACCGCCGCCCTAACGGTCCGCAACCGCAACCGCCCCGAGCCGCTGCCGTCGCTGCTAGACCTGAAGCCACCGCGGGAGAACCCCTGGCAGACCCGACACATGCCCCTCTACTTCGAGTGCGAGTCTAGTGCGTGTCGCGCTACGGCCGAAGACCTGAGGAAGAACGTCGCCTGGTCCCTGAACCCTTGCGCGGATTTCTACGAGTACGTCTGCTCTAGCGACCGAACACAGACGAACGTCTACGACCACGCCGTGGCCCACTACCTGCGCGAAGTGCGGGAGGTCATTCGCAAGTACCAAAACCTCGGCTTTTTCTCCAGGACCGCGATGTCGAAAAAGATCACCCGTTTCTTCAGCGCCTGCCAGTCGAACCAGTTGCAGCTGTCCTCGTGGAGGTCGCAGCTGGCGCACGTGTGGCAGTACCTAGACCTCGCCGGAAACCTGGCGGGAGTGGAGAGCATGTTGGCCACGTTCTCGAGGGTGCTCGAGGTCTTTCCCGTCGTTCATGTCGCCGTGCTCGAGGCGTCGCGTCGGACGTGCGTAGTCCTCAGCAAACCCGACGGTAAGGGCGCCGACCGCCTTTTCCAGGTGCCGCACGCGTTCTCGACCTCGTTCCCGCATTTCGCGGCGGACCTCTTGGGTCACACGGGGAAAGTGCCCGACGACGCTAACGACCTCATCAACTCTGCGGCCAAGATGGAAGCCGAACTACAGAAGTACTCGGGCCCTCAGGGTGAGCAGTACTACCACCTTCACGAGTACGGCGACATCCCCGCTTCGGAGGTCGGCAACGGCAGCGCTGCCTTCGACTGGACAACGTACCTGAGGAACTTTCTCACGGGCGTCGTTTCCGTGAAGGCTGACTCGTGCGTCATCGTCAAGTCTCCGGCGTACGTGAGGCACGTCGTAAAGGCCTTCGGCAAAGTCTCGAAAAAGGACGTGCGCTCGTTTCTCAAGCTGAGGGCAGCTATGGCGCTGATGCCCTTCCGCAGGCTGGCGGACGCTCCTGACAAAGAAGACATGGAAAAACTCTGCACGCTGGCTACGTACAAGCTCTACCGCTATGCTTTCCTTAAGGAGTTCAACGACACGCAGCTCCTGCAGGTGTTTGTCAGCGCTGGCGAGAAGGAAGTCATTGTGAGGATGTCCTACAG GAACGTCATTACGGATGCCCTGCCCGCGTCCAAGAGCAAGAACAAGGTGGAAGAGGCTATGAAGAGCGCGAAATCCAAGTACTTCCGGATCATCAAGGACGTCGATCACTACTACTACAGTGACGCCACAAAACCTGACAAGGAGATCGCCTACAACTACGTCCAGGGGCTGGGATCCATGACGCAGTCCTGGCTGCGGGTCGTGGTCGCTTCCGGGGGCAAGATCCAGGACAACCAGTTGAATATCCGCTGGGACTTTGACCCAGACACGAACAAGCTCGTCGTTCCCGTCTCCATCGGTCATATGAAGCTGAAAGCTGACAAGGAGTTTTTCCTGGAGTCCACAGGTCTCGGTGGCGCCATGGTGCAATTCCTGTACAGGGCATTCCACGAAAGGGCGCTCTTCTCAGCCAGAAACGCGAGTGAGCAAGACCGCCACAACAAAACGGCAACAGCTTGCCTGGAGAAGCAGTACGGGTCAAAG ACTGTGAACGAAACGAAGGTCAACGGACGCCGTGTCTTGAGGGCTGTAGCCGCCGACAATGCCCTTGTGCCGGTGTTGCATAAGGCCTTCAAGACATCGCTGTACATCCACAAGATCGAGGTAATCAACTACAAGAGGCTGGAGATGTCGCTGGCCAACCTTCCGGACGTGGACGCAGACCAGCTGTTTTTCTTGATGTACGGCCAGACCTTCTGCGAACCGCACGAGGACACCGCCAGGGTCCTGGCACAGGCACCATGGCCTCCAGCAAAGATAAGACTCAACACCGCTCTGGCCAACTACCCGGAGTTTGCCAAGGCTTTCAAGTGCGGCAATGGTACAGCTATGAATCCAAAGAAGCGCTGCTCGGTTTTCAGCTCCCATTAA